The proteins below come from a single Desulfitobacterium metallireducens DSM 15288 genomic window:
- a CDS encoding DUF2273 domain-containing protein, translating into MSSLWSEIVHKLTVFFLKLLDEHPGKLIGSILGFLLGLFVVLLGFWKTFVLFLFVIIGFLLGKRQDDNKKLFDWLDRFFN; encoded by the coding sequence ATGAGTAGCTTATGGAGTGAAATCGTTCATAAATTAACCGTTTTTTTCCTAAAGCTCCTTGACGAACACCCTGGAAAACTGATAGGCTCTATTTTAGGCTTTCTGCTAGGGCTATTCGTGGTTCTACTCGGATTCTGGAAGACCTTTGTTCTTTTTCTCTTTGTCATTATCGGTTTTTTGCTCGGAAAAAGGCAGGATGATAATAAAAAGCTTTTTGATTGGTTAGATCGTTTTTTTAATTAG
- a CDS encoding sulfide/dihydroorotate dehydrogenase-like FAD/NAD-binding protein: MYRVMKRRQLAAAPSIILLEVEAPAVAKKVEPGQFVIVRMDEKSERIPLTVTDFNREKGTITIVIQDVGYSSAMINEMQEGSYFQDFVGPLGVPSEIENYGTVVCIGGGLGVAPVYPIARALKEAGNKVISVIGAKNADILILEEEMSAISDEVVVTTDDGSKGVKGFVTNGLDSILQKGIKVDAVWAIGPVVMMKSVANFTRPLGLKTIVSMNPIMVDGTGMCGACRISVGGETKFACVDGPEFDGHLVDFDLAMKRLAFYRDEEERAKIGKNCDCGKGGAQ; encoded by the coding sequence GTGTACCGGGTAATGAAAAGAAGACAGCTTGCTGCAGCACCTTCCATTATTCTTTTGGAAGTAGAGGCGCCAGCAGTGGCTAAGAAAGTCGAACCAGGTCAATTCGTCATCGTCCGTATGGATGAAAAATCGGAACGAATCCCACTAACAGTCACGGATTTTAATCGGGAGAAGGGTACGATTACCATAGTTATTCAAGATGTCGGCTATTCTTCGGCAATGATCAATGAAATGCAAGAAGGAAGCTATTTTCAAGATTTTGTAGGCCCGCTTGGTGTGCCTTCTGAAATTGAGAATTATGGGACTGTCGTATGTATTGGTGGAGGACTTGGTGTTGCTCCAGTTTATCCGATTGCTCGCGCTTTAAAAGAAGCTGGAAATAAAGTCATCTCCGTGATCGGGGCAAAGAATGCTGATATACTCATTCTTGAAGAGGAAATGAGTGCAATCAGTGATGAAGTTGTCGTAACAACAGATGATGGCAGCAAGGGCGTTAAAGGTTTTGTTACGAACGGTTTAGACTCTATTTTGCAAAAGGGAATTAAAGTCGATGCCGTTTGGGCAATTGGACCGGTTGTCATGATGAAGTCTGTTGCTAATTTTACTCGCCCGTTAGGACTTAAGACGATTGTCAGCATGAACCCCATTATGGTTGACGGAACAGGGATGTGTGGTGCTTGCCGCATAAGCGTCGGGGGTGAAACGAAATTTGCGTGTGTCGATGGACCGGAATTTGATGGCCATTTAGTCGATTTTGATCTGGCGATGAAACGTCTTGCTTTCTATAGAGATGAAGAAGAACGTGCAAAGATTGGTAAAAACTGTGATTGCGGGAAAGGAGGGGCACAATAA
- the nusB gene encoding transcription antitermination factor NusB: MSRRLARETALQVLFQLDVNGDKSDIETVIRHWAEEFAVPEQSIPFAQELVTGTLEHQSQIDEKLSGLSEGWGLKRMANVDRNLLRLASYEILYHPEIPGRVTLNEAIEIAKLYGSAESGKFINGILDKVVASVQKMEEKD, from the coding sequence ATGAGTCGGAGATTAGCGCGCGAGACTGCGCTTCAAGTTTTATTTCAACTGGATGTAAATGGGGATAAGTCCGATATTGAGACAGTGATTCGTCATTGGGCTGAAGAATTTGCCGTTCCGGAGCAGAGTATTCCCTTTGCGCAAGAACTCGTAACAGGGACGTTAGAGCATCAATCTCAAATTGACGAAAAACTGAGTGGATTGTCTGAAGGATGGGGCTTGAAACGGATGGCGAATGTCGATCGGAATCTTTTGCGTTTGGCCTCATACGAAATTCTTTATCACCCTGAAATTCCGGGAAGGGTTACGCTCAATGAAGCGATTGAAATTGCCAAGCTTTATGGAAGTGCAGAATCAGGTAAGTTTATCAATGGAATACTGGATAAAGTCGTAGCTAGTGTTCAGAAAATGGAAGAGAAAGACTAA
- a CDS encoding alkaline shock response membrane anchor protein AmaP yields MKIVIAYFVGAFFMIVAGWILAIMSGWNLPYEILRGGLFWMKANPWKDVIIAACLLALGILPFLRPRSQRTESTFLIPSRLGEVRMSEPAMKDIIVRSAQSLPGILRVQPSLRQREDGLEVLVYAQLNPEFIIPETTEQLQVKIREDLELYTGIKVVEVKVLVRSLEPARQLRVR; encoded by the coding sequence GTGAAAATTGTGATAGCCTACTTCGTAGGTGCTTTTTTCATGATTGTGGCTGGATGGATTTTAGCCATTATGAGCGGTTGGAATCTTCCCTATGAAATATTAAGGGGGGGTTTATTCTGGATGAAAGCTAATCCGTGGAAAGATGTCATTATTGCAGCCTGTCTTTTGGCTTTAGGCATTTTACCCTTTTTGAGACCCCGTTCGCAACGCACTGAGTCGACGTTCCTTATTCCTTCACGTCTTGGGGAAGTTCGAATGTCGGAACCTGCGATGAAAGATATTATCGTCCGGAGTGCTCAATCTTTACCGGGTATACTACGAGTTCAACCTAGTCTGAGGCAGAGAGAAGACGGTTTGGAAGTCTTAGTTTATGCTCAACTCAACCCGGAATTCATTATTCCAGAAACCACTGAACAGCTTCAGGTTAAAATCAGGGAAGATCTGGAGCTTTACACAGGAATTAAAGTTGTTGAGGTGAAAGTGCTAGTGCGCAGCTTAGAACCTGCGCGCCAGTTACGCGTGAGATGA
- a CDS encoding peptidase, with product MPYYLGVDTSAYTTSLAVVDEKALLHWEDRKVLNVPTGERGLAQSEAFFQHVQNLPHLVEKIPTDLWSDLAGVGVSMAPRPVEGSYMPVFTAGYCVASSLATGLRLPLYLTSHQEGHLAAGIVSGRLTETQFLAVHLSGGTTELLRVEKKDPGKIEIELLGGTTDLHAGQFVDRIGVRLGLSFPAGKELEHLAQGADSEAASLLPSAVRGFEVSFSGVESAAQRLIDQHTPSAQVARAVEGCVARTMGKLILAGIEKTGIKHCLIVGGVASNQFIRAELARRLVRKTQLYWAEPEWSRDQAIGVALLTSQGMNSKPRI from the coding sequence ATGCCTTATTATCTTGGAGTCGATACGAGTGCCTATACCACATCTTTAGCGGTTGTTGATGAAAAGGCTCTATTGCATTGGGAAGATCGCAAAGTTCTCAATGTCCCTACTGGAGAGCGTGGACTAGCCCAGTCGGAGGCTTTTTTTCAACATGTCCAAAATCTACCCCACTTGGTGGAGAAAATTCCTACCGATTTATGGTCAGATTTAGCCGGTGTGGGGGTAAGTATGGCTCCTCGTCCAGTGGAGGGTTCGTACATGCCGGTTTTCACTGCGGGTTATTGTGTTGCCTCCTCCTTAGCGACGGGATTACGCCTTCCCCTTTATCTTACAAGTCACCAAGAAGGACATTTGGCTGCAGGCATCGTCTCCGGACGATTAACTGAAACTCAATTTTTAGCAGTTCATCTTTCCGGAGGAACAACCGAGTTATTGCGGGTCGAAAAGAAGGACCCAGGAAAAATCGAAATCGAACTTCTCGGTGGAACAACCGATTTACATGCTGGCCAATTCGTGGATCGAATTGGTGTACGCCTTGGACTGTCTTTTCCTGCAGGAAAGGAATTAGAACACTTAGCTCAGGGAGCAGATTCTGAAGCAGCTTCACTTCTTCCCTCTGCAGTGAGAGGCTTTGAAGTCAGCTTTTCGGGAGTTGAATCAGCAGCTCAGCGTTTAATTGATCAGCATACGCCGTCTGCTCAAGTGGCACGGGCCGTTGAGGGATGTGTCGCCAGAACAATGGGTAAGCTAATTCTAGCGGGTATCGAAAAGACGGGAATTAAACATTGTTTAATCGTCGGTGGAGTCGCATCAAATCAATTTATTCGTGCAGAGTTGGCTCGACGTCTAGTACGCAAAACCCAACTTTATTGGGCAGAACCCGAATGGAGTCGTGACCAAGCTATTGGCGTTGCGTTGTTGACATCTCAAGGAATGAATAGTAAACCTCGAATTTAG
- a CDS encoding Asp23/Gls24 family envelope stress response protein has protein sequence MEEKLSVQNSLGAIRISDEVVEIIAGLAASEVEGVAGMSSGLVGDIASMLSRGKNMAKGVKVEVGEHEAAVDLFITVEYGVSIPSVALRVQEAVKEGIESMTGLKVMETNVHVQGVQFRAPVEPKTKEDENRVK, from the coding sequence ATGGAAGAAAAATTATCCGTGCAAAATTCCTTAGGTGCAATTCGGATTTCAGATGAAGTGGTGGAAATCATCGCAGGACTCGCTGCTTCCGAAGTCGAAGGAGTGGCTGGCATGAGCAGTGGCTTAGTTGGCGATATCGCCTCTATGCTGAGCCGGGGTAAAAATATGGCTAAAGGGGTCAAGGTAGAAGTCGGTGAACATGAAGCCGCTGTAGATCTCTTCATCACGGTTGAGTACGGTGTTTCCATCCCAAGCGTTGCACTTCGCGTGCAAGAAGCTGTTAAAGAAGGAATCGAGAGTATGACCGGGTTGAAAGTGATGGAGACAAACGTCCATGTGCAAGGTGTTCAATTTCGCGCACCTGTTGAACCCAAAACTAAGGAAGATGAAAATCGCGTAAAATAG